One Henriciella litoralis genomic window carries:
- a CDS encoding FAD-binding oxidoreductase: protein MPQTLTLQAIEKVTPDVNRLTFTMPQGMRYRPGQAFDVALDKEGWRGEKRPFTPTSLPSEGKLEFTIKSYPEHDGVTEQIGKMQPGDKIIVDEPWGAISDEGKGWFIAGGAGVTPFVAIMRQRLADKGTLEGCELIFSNSTEADIIYRDEFESMPGLSTYFTVTDQKKADVHTGQIDKALLSDRIKPGKGKCYVCGPDDMIEEIVATLGDIGVSEDDIVIEQFD, encoded by the coding sequence ATGCCACAGACACTGACGCTGCAAGCGATCGAGAAAGTCACCCCCGACGTTAACCGCCTGACCTTCACCATGCCGCAGGGCATGCGCTACCGCCCAGGCCAGGCCTTCGATGTCGCGCTGGACAAGGAAGGCTGGCGCGGCGAAAAACGCCCGTTCACGCCGACAAGCTTGCCCTCAGAAGGCAAGCTTGAATTCACGATCAAATCCTATCCAGAGCATGACGGCGTCACCGAGCAGATCGGCAAGATGCAGCCGGGTGACAAGATTATCGTGGACGAGCCATGGGGCGCGATCAGCGATGAAGGCAAGGGCTGGTTTATCGCTGGCGGGGCAGGCGTCACGCCTTTCGTCGCCATCATGCGTCAGCGCCTTGCTGATAAGGGCACGCTGGAAGGCTGTGAGCTGATTTTCTCTAACAGTACCGAAGCAGACATCATCTATCGCGACGAGTTTGAAAGCATGCCGGGCCTGTCGACCTATTTCACGGTCACGGACCAGAAGAAGGCCGACGTGCACACAGGCCAGATCGACAAGGCGCTGCTGAGCGACCGGATCAAGCCTGGCAAAGGCAAATGCTATGTTTGCGGGCCGGACGACATGATTGAGGAAATCGTAGCGACTCTAGGCGATATTGGTGTTTCTGAAGACGATATTGTGATCGAGCAATTCGACTAG
- a CDS encoding DUF1150 family protein → MTTDIQNHASKVFSAKDLVYIRRIAEQELAGLPPEALDTVADRDALFVLANGEGEQLAIVEGRDAAFAAARAHEMRPVSVH, encoded by the coding sequence ATGACGACAGACATTCAAAACCACGCTTCCAAAGTGTTCTCTGCCAAGGACCTTGTCTATATCCGTCGCATTGCGGAGCAGGAATTGGCCGGATTGCCACCCGAAGCGCTCGATACGGTCGCAGACCGCGATGCGCTATTCGTGCTCGCCAATGGCGAAGGCGAACAGCTTGCCATCGTGGAAGGCCGGGACGCCGCATTCGCTGCCGCCCGCGCCCACGAAATGCGCCCGGTGAGCGTGCATTAG
- a CDS encoding alpha/beta hydrolase family protein has protein sequence MRYLLVCAWLILSCALATAQGTVTNELRNGLKLDDFLKEPALSKIEMSPSGNWLAALQQGESGEVLALVDLRSDEFKVRHVNVGEELFINWVEWASDDWLMISATMFGNLRGEVFTRETILDARFDNIRHLPIPMTRLILLSRDGQKHHVVFEGNRSLERRNLDLGRVVSFLPNDPDHFLIAANLHGDLDLFKVQISTGEYERVALGRWLTTRWFVDAEGNPAFRVDQNRRGTVLYYYGPEKKKNGDIKWRKLKTVRVSDIENVSKQTTDFRPLSPGPQLATYYVAARPEGTNTTGIYLYNFETGEILETIKTHPTLDIENAIINPETYEYLGSYHFEDVLKLEYNNPRLQAHIDGLSTFFEGKANLIPLDASRDGKKWLLLADGPKFASHYYVYSTDEAKIDHFGTAFPDLHHDALSDVDVIKYEARDGLEITGYYTVPNGLAEGEIPPLIMMPHGGPENRDIYEYNRDAQILAAQGYAVFQPNFRGSSGYGLSFADGGRRQWGRAMQTDIEDGLRYLQQTGRAEDGRACIVGYSYGGYAALAAATLTPDMYQCVIAGAAPSDLLEQLKYVKKEDGSDSENYEYWVKHMGHPSRDKDALRAISPAQLADRVKAPILLIHGENDSIVPIKQSELMADALRDAGRYFKFVRLEEGGHTYRTPQDQKKELLETLNFLDRYLPLTPWQYESGTTSASSGEETEKAETGMELDAPVPAEAEPN, from the coding sequence ATGAGATATCTGCTGGTTTGCGCATGGCTAATCCTGTCCTGCGCATTGGCGACGGCCCAGGGCACGGTCACGAATGAATTGCGCAACGGCCTGAAGCTTGACGACTTCCTCAAAGAGCCTGCGCTCAGCAAAATAGAAATGTCTCCGAGCGGTAACTGGCTAGCGGCCCTGCAACAGGGCGAATCTGGCGAGGTGCTGGCCCTCGTGGATCTGCGATCGGATGAGTTCAAGGTCCGCCATGTCAATGTCGGCGAAGAGCTATTCATCAATTGGGTCGAGTGGGCCAGCGACGACTGGCTGATGATCTCCGCCACGATGTTCGGCAACCTTCGGGGCGAGGTTTTCACGCGCGAGACAATTCTGGACGCCCGTTTCGATAACATCCGCCATCTGCCTATCCCGATGACCCGCCTAATCCTTCTGTCCAGAGACGGCCAGAAGCATCATGTCGTGTTTGAAGGTAATCGCTCGCTAGAACGTCGGAACCTTGATCTCGGGCGCGTCGTAAGCTTCCTGCCAAATGATCCAGACCATTTTCTGATTGCGGCCAACCTCCACGGCGATCTCGATCTTTTCAAGGTGCAGATCTCTACCGGCGAGTATGAGCGGGTCGCGCTTGGCCGGTGGCTGACGACCAGGTGGTTCGTGGATGCTGAGGGCAATCCCGCCTTCCGCGTCGACCAGAATCGCCGCGGCACTGTGCTTTACTATTATGGCCCGGAAAAGAAGAAAAATGGCGACATCAAATGGCGGAAACTGAAAACGGTCCGCGTGAGTGACATCGAGAATGTGTCAAAGCAAACGACCGACTTTCGGCCACTCTCACCCGGTCCACAGCTCGCGACATATTACGTCGCCGCCCGTCCTGAGGGGACAAACACGACGGGCATATACCTCTACAATTTCGAAACCGGCGAAATCCTGGAGACCATCAAGACCCACCCGACGCTCGATATTGAAAACGCGATCATCAATCCGGAGACCTATGAATATCTCGGCAGCTATCACTTCGAAGATGTTCTCAAGCTCGAATATAATAATCCTCGCCTTCAGGCCCATATCGATGGCCTGAGCACATTTTTCGAGGGCAAGGCCAATCTCATTCCCCTCGATGCGAGCCGGGACGGAAAGAAATGGCTTTTGCTGGCTGACGGACCGAAGTTCGCATCCCACTACTACGTCTATTCAACCGATGAGGCGAAAATCGACCATTTCGGCACGGCGTTTCCAGATCTGCATCACGACGCTCTCTCCGATGTGGACGTCATCAAATACGAGGCGCGTGATGGATTGGAGATCACAGGCTATTATACGGTTCCGAACGGTCTGGCTGAGGGAGAGATACCGCCCCTCATCATGATGCCCCATGGCGGTCCGGAAAATCGTGATATCTACGAGTACAACCGGGACGCCCAGATCCTGGCGGCGCAAGGATATGCCGTCTTCCAGCCGAACTTCCGGGGCTCCTCAGGCTATGGTCTGAGCTTCGCTGATGGCGGCCGCCGCCAGTGGGGCCGGGCCATGCAGACAGATATTGAGGATGGCCTGCGATATCTGCAGCAAACCGGGCGCGCGGAAGATGGACGGGCCTGCATCGTGGGCTACAGCTATGGCGGATACGCAGCGCTGGCTGCGGCTACACTGACACCGGACATGTACCAGTGCGTCATCGCGGGCGCCGCGCCCTCCGATCTTCTCGAGCAGCTGAAATATGTCAAAAAGGAAGACGGTAGCGATTCCGAAAACTACGAGTACTGGGTCAAGCACATGGGGCACCCTTCACGGGACAAGGATGCGCTACGGGCGATCTCTCCGGCGCAACTCGCCGACCGCGTAAAAGCCCCGATCCTGCTCATTCATGGCGAAAACGACTCAATCGTGCCGATCAAACAGAGCGAACTGATGGCCGACGCGCTGCGGGACGCCGGACGCTATTTCAAGTTTGTACGTCTGGAAGAGGGAGGCCATACCTATCGCACGCCGCAGGATCAGAAAAAGGAGTTGCTCGAGACGCTGAACTTCCTGGACCGGTACCTGCCCCTGACGCCCTGGCAATATGAATCCGGTACGACATCGGCCTCATCCGGGGAAGAAACCGAAAAGGCTGAAACAGGGATGGAGTTGGACGCGCCAGTTCCGGCTGAAGCTGAACCCAACTAA
- a CDS encoding 2-hydroxyacid dehydrogenase, translated as MTAKRLKVIVTRRLPDPVEIRLKELFDTELNETDVPFSDAQLVDAVKRADVLVPTVTDKIDGRLLAQAAPQLRHIAQFGAGVDNLDIESAVQRGITVTNTPGVLTDDTADVTMALILGVPRRLHEGIQLLEAGKFDGWAPTWMLGRRLSGKRLGIIGMGRIGQAVARRAKAFGLQIHYHNRKPVNRQVTEELDATYWESLDQMLSRMDIISVNCPHTPATFHLLSARRLELIRKDAFIVNTARGEVIDEAALARALKAGKIAGAGLDVFEREPSVNPELIGLPNVILLPHMGSATIEGRIEMGEKVIINIKTFADGHRPPDRVIPAIL; from the coding sequence ATGACCGCAAAGCGGCTGAAGGTAATTGTAACGCGGCGCTTGCCGGACCCTGTCGAAATCCGTCTGAAGGAATTGTTCGACACCGAACTCAATGAAACCGATGTCCCTTTCAGCGATGCTCAGCTGGTCGATGCGGTGAAGCGGGCGGACGTACTCGTCCCGACCGTGACCGACAAAATCGATGGGCGCCTGCTTGCTCAGGCCGCGCCGCAGCTCCGGCATATCGCGCAGTTTGGCGCAGGCGTGGACAATCTCGATATCGAAAGCGCGGTTCAGCGCGGCATCACCGTAACGAATACGCCAGGCGTCCTGACAGACGATACCGCCGACGTGACCATGGCGCTGATCCTCGGTGTGCCTCGCCGCCTGCATGAGGGTATCCAGCTTCTGGAAGCAGGCAAGTTCGATGGATGGGCACCAACCTGGATGCTGGGCCGCCGCCTTTCTGGCAAGCGCCTAGGCATTATCGGGATGGGCCGTATCGGCCAGGCTGTCGCCCGGCGCGCCAAAGCATTTGGCCTGCAGATCCACTATCACAACCGCAAGCCGGTCAATCGTCAGGTCACCGAAGAACTGGACGCGACCTATTGGGAAAGCCTCGACCAGATGCTGTCGCGCATGGACATCATTTCGGTCAATTGCCCGCACACGCCAGCCACGTTCCACCTGCTATCGGCGCGCCGTCTCGAACTGATCCGGAAAGACGCGTTCATCGTCAACACCGCGCGCGGTGAGGTGATCGACGAAGCTGCGCTCGCACGCGCCCTCAAGGCGGGCAAGATCGCCGGCGCGGGCCTCGACGTGTTTGAGCGTGAACCTTCGGTCAATCCAGAGCTGATCGGCCTGCCAAACGTGATCCTGCTGCCTCATATGGGCTCGGCCACCATCGAAGGCCGGATCGAGATGGGCGAAAAAGTCATCATCAACATCAAGACATTTGCTGACGGCCACCGACCGCCAGACAGGGTCATCCCGGCAATCCTTTAA